From the genome of Ziziphus jujuba cultivar Dongzao chromosome 6, ASM3175591v1, one region includes:
- the LOC107431002 gene encoding uncharacterized protein LOC107431002: MGNPQKAGAGQDLHGAARSGDLGAVQSILSSDPLAVNSRDKHSRTPLHLAAWSGQAEIVSYLCKHKADVGAAAMDDMSAMHFAAQKGHLEVVRILISSGASIKAFTRKGLTPLHYAVQGSHKELVKYLVRKGASLSSKTKAGKTPFDFASNEEIRSCLEECERLPKKGGQNDKQKAEESDPKPPPQKEKTSDSETAEDAHDEQDGGLKRKVDEDDDVKQASPQSKKKKVVLNHLFSADDTNDEE; encoded by the exons ATGGGAAATCCTCAGAAAGCAGGGGCGGGTCAAGATCTTCACGGAGCGGCAAGGTCCGGTGACCTGGGTGCGGTTCAGTCAATCCTCAGCTCTGACCCTTTGGCCGTCAATTCTAGAGATAAGCACTCTAGAACTCC ACTACATTTAGCAGCATGGTCTGGACAAGCAGAGATTGTAAGTTATCTCTGCAAACACAAAGCTGATGTTGGTGCCGCTGCCATGGATGACATGAGTGCGATGCACTTTGCTGCACAGAAGGGACATTTAGAAGTTGTTCGAATTCTAATTTCATCCGGGGCATCCATCAAAGCTTTCACACGGAAGGGCCTGACTCCATTACATTACGCAGTTCAAGGGTCACACAAAGAACTTGTCAAGTACTTGGTGAGGAAAGGTGCGAGTCTTAGTTCAAAGACAAAAGCAGGGAAGACCCCGTTTGATTTTGCCAGTAACGAAGAGATCCGTTCATGTTTAGAAGAATGTGAAAGGTTACCAAAGAAGGGAGGTCAGAATGACAAACAGAAAGCTGAAGAATCTGATCCAAAGCCGCCACCGCAGAAAGAGAAGACTTCTGATAGTGAAACTGCTGAAGATGCACATGATGAACAGGATGGAGGTTTGAAGAGGAAggttgatgaagatgatgatgttaAGCAAGCCTCACCacaatccaaaaagaaaaaggttgttCTTAATCATTTGTTTAGTGCAGATGACACAAATGATGAAGAATAA
- the LOC107431003 gene encoding uncharacterized protein LOC107431003, with amino-acid sequence MKNKGCRTRGSRTSAAKLLETPSPEKSPKSPKSAILTDSSSKRSRKKTIAIGTTSSSAALFESPSHSHFPPKTFASISDLKQMASSRLDDLKRHVDHSHSQIVKDLDAFHTRLHKRFKIQNEACQKVSDEAEKEHKKISERISQSQEAIMSSYVEFMADVQANASIACKTSITKLSQSFEKAIDGLRSRYGVSSS; translated from the exons atgaagaACAAAGGATGTCGAACTCGCGGTAGTAGGACTTCAGCGGCGAAGCTTCTTGAAACTCCGTCGCCGGAGAAATCTCCGAAATCTCCGAAATCAGCCATCCTCACCGATAGCAGCAGCAAGCGTAGTAGGAAGAAAACCATAGCCATTGGCACTACTTCCTCCTCTGCTGCTCTCTTCGAATCGCCTTCTCATTCTCATTTTCCTCCCAAAACCTTCGCCTCCATCTCTGATCTCAAGCAAATGGCCTCATCTCGCCTTGACGATCTCAAGCGTCACGTTGATCACTCTCACTCTCAGATCGTCAAGGATCTTGATGCTTTCCACACTCGCCTCCATAAGCGCTTCAAg ATTCAGAATGAAGCATGCCAAAAAGTGTCGGACGAAGCAGAGAAAGAACACAAGAAGATATCTGAACGGATTTCTCAAAGTCAAGAAGCAATAATG AGTTCATATGTAGAGTTCATGGCAGATGTACAGGCCAACGCATCCATTG CATGCAAAACATCCATCACCAAGCTATCACAATCCTTTGAGAAAGCTATTGATGGTCTCCGAAGCCGTTATGGTGTTTCATCTTCTTAG